One region of Camelus bactrianus isolate YW-2024 breed Bactrian camel chromosome 20, ASM4877302v1, whole genome shotgun sequence genomic DNA includes:
- the TFEB gene encoding transcription factor EB isoform X1 — protein sequence MSVNLQHLWGPLQCKPLPSPAKAPRREKLQKGLDVREPAAAMASRIGLRMQLMREQAQQEEQRERMKQQAVMHYMQQQQQQQQQQQLGGPPTPAINTPVHFQSPPPVPGEVLKVQSYLENPTSYHLQQSRDQKVREYLSETYGNKFAAHISPAQGSPKPLPAASPGVRAGHVLSSSAGNSAPNSPMAMLHIGSNPEREFDVIDNIMCLDDVLGFINPETQMPNTLPLSSSHLNVYSGDPQVTASLVGVTSSSCPADLTQKRELTDAESRALAKERQKKDNHNLIERRRRFNINDRIKELGMLIPKANDLDVRWNKGTILKASVDYIRRMQKDLQKSRELENHSRRLEMTNKQLWLRIQELEMQARVHGLPTTSPSGMNMAELAQQVVKQELPSEEGPGEALLLGAEIPDPEPLPALPHQAQLPPPAQPPQPPSPFHQLDFSHSLSFGGGGSEGPPGYPEPLGPEHGSPFPNLSKKDLDLVLLDDSLLPLASDPLFSTMSPEASKASSRRSSFSMEEGDVL from the exons GGAGCCAGCAGCCGCCATGGCGTCGCGCATCGGGCTCCGCATGCAGCTCATGCGGGAGCAGGCGCAGCAGGAGGAGCAGCGGGAGCGCATGAAGCAGCAGGCCGTCATGCATTAcatgcagcagcagcagcagcagcagcagcagcagcagctggggggGCCGCCTACCCCTGCCATCAACACCCCCGTCCACTTCCAGTCTCCGCCACCAGTGCCCGGGGAGGTGCTGAAG GTGCAGTCCTACCTGGAGAACCCCACCTCCTACCACCTGCAGCAGTCCCGGGACCAGAAGGTTCGGGAGTACCTGTCGGAGACCTACGGAAACAAGTTTGCCGCCCACATCAGCCCTGCGCAGGGCTCCCCAAAGCCCCTGCCAGCCGCCTCCCCCGGGGTGCGGGCCGGACATGTGTTGTCTTCCTCGGCTGGCAACAGTGCTCCCAACAGCCCCATGGCCATGCTGCACATTGGCTCTAACCCCGAGCGGGAG tttgATGTTATCGACAACATTATGTGTCTGGACGATGTCCTGGGCTTCATCAATCCTGAAACTCAGATGCCTAACACG CTGCCCCTGTCCAGCAGCCACCTGAATGTGTACAGTGGAGACCCCCAGGTAACCGCCTCCCTGGTGGGAGTCACCAGCAGCTCCTGCCCGGCTGACCTGACCCAGAAGAGAGAGCTTACAG aTGCTGAGAGCCGGGCTCTGGCCAAGGAGCGGCAGAAGAAAGACAATCACAACCTCA TTGAAAGGAGGCGGAGGTTCAACATCAATGATCGCATCAAGGAGCTGGGAATGCTGATCCCCAAGGCCAATGACTT GGACGTGCGCTGGAACAAGGGCACCATCCTCAAGGCCTCTGTTGATTACATCCGGAGGATGCAGAAGGACCTGCAGAAGTCCCGAGAGCTGGAGAACCACTCTCGGCGCCTGGAAATGACCAACAAGCAGCTCTGGCTCCGTATCCAG GAGCTGGAGATGCAGGCTCGCGTGCACGGCCTCCCGACCACCTCCCCATCGGGCATGAACATGGCGGAGCTGGCCCAGCAGGTGGTGAAGCAGGAGCTGCCCAGCGAGGAGGGTCCTGGGGAGGCCCTGCTGTTGGGGGCCGAGATCCCCGACCCCGAGCCACTGCCGGCTCTGCCCCACCAGGCCCAGCTGCCCCCACCAGCTCAGCCACCCCAGCCACCGTCCCCCTTCCACCAACTGGACTTCAGCCACAGCCTGAGCTTTGGGGGCGGGGGCAGCGAAGGGCCCCCAGGCTACCCTGAACCTCTGGGGCCAGAGCACGGCTCCCCATTCCCGAACCTGTCCAAGAAGGATCTGGACCTCGTGCTCCTGGATGACTCACTGCTACCCCTGGCCTCCGACCCCCTCTTCTCCACCATGTCCCCCGAGGCCTCCAAGGCCAGCAGCCGCAGGAGCAGCTTCAGCATGGAGGAGGGTGATGTGCTGTGA
- the TFEB gene encoding transcription factor EB isoform X2 — protein sequence MASRIGLRMQLMREQAQQEEQRERMKQQAVMHYMQQQQQQQQQQQLGGPPTPAINTPVHFQSPPPVPGEVLKVQSYLENPTSYHLQQSRDQKVREYLSETYGNKFAAHISPAQGSPKPLPAASPGVRAGHVLSSSAGNSAPNSPMAMLHIGSNPEREFDVIDNIMCLDDVLGFINPETQMPNTLPLSSSHLNVYSGDPQVTASLVGVTSSSCPADLTQKRELTDAESRALAKERQKKDNHNLIERRRRFNINDRIKELGMLIPKANDLDVRWNKGTILKASVDYIRRMQKDLQKSRELENHSRRLEMTNKQLWLRIQELEMQARVHGLPTTSPSGMNMAELAQQVVKQELPSEEGPGEALLLGAEIPDPEPLPALPHQAQLPPPAQPPQPPSPFHQLDFSHSLSFGGGGSEGPPGYPEPLGPEHGSPFPNLSKKDLDLVLLDDSLLPLASDPLFSTMSPEASKASSRRSSFSMEEGDVL from the exons ATGGCGTCGCGCATCGGGCTCCGCATGCAGCTCATGCGGGAGCAGGCGCAGCAGGAGGAGCAGCGGGAGCGCATGAAGCAGCAGGCCGTCATGCATTAcatgcagcagcagcagcagcagcagcagcagcagcagctggggggGCCGCCTACCCCTGCCATCAACACCCCCGTCCACTTCCAGTCTCCGCCACCAGTGCCCGGGGAGGTGCTGAAG GTGCAGTCCTACCTGGAGAACCCCACCTCCTACCACCTGCAGCAGTCCCGGGACCAGAAGGTTCGGGAGTACCTGTCGGAGACCTACGGAAACAAGTTTGCCGCCCACATCAGCCCTGCGCAGGGCTCCCCAAAGCCCCTGCCAGCCGCCTCCCCCGGGGTGCGGGCCGGACATGTGTTGTCTTCCTCGGCTGGCAACAGTGCTCCCAACAGCCCCATGGCCATGCTGCACATTGGCTCTAACCCCGAGCGGGAG tttgATGTTATCGACAACATTATGTGTCTGGACGATGTCCTGGGCTTCATCAATCCTGAAACTCAGATGCCTAACACG CTGCCCCTGTCCAGCAGCCACCTGAATGTGTACAGTGGAGACCCCCAGGTAACCGCCTCCCTGGTGGGAGTCACCAGCAGCTCCTGCCCGGCTGACCTGACCCAGAAGAGAGAGCTTACAG aTGCTGAGAGCCGGGCTCTGGCCAAGGAGCGGCAGAAGAAAGACAATCACAACCTCA TTGAAAGGAGGCGGAGGTTCAACATCAATGATCGCATCAAGGAGCTGGGAATGCTGATCCCCAAGGCCAATGACTT GGACGTGCGCTGGAACAAGGGCACCATCCTCAAGGCCTCTGTTGATTACATCCGGAGGATGCAGAAGGACCTGCAGAAGTCCCGAGAGCTGGAGAACCACTCTCGGCGCCTGGAAATGACCAACAAGCAGCTCTGGCTCCGTATCCAG GAGCTGGAGATGCAGGCTCGCGTGCACGGCCTCCCGACCACCTCCCCATCGGGCATGAACATGGCGGAGCTGGCCCAGCAGGTGGTGAAGCAGGAGCTGCCCAGCGAGGAGGGTCCTGGGGAGGCCCTGCTGTTGGGGGCCGAGATCCCCGACCCCGAGCCACTGCCGGCTCTGCCCCACCAGGCCCAGCTGCCCCCACCAGCTCAGCCACCCCAGCCACCGTCCCCCTTCCACCAACTGGACTTCAGCCACAGCCTGAGCTTTGGGGGCGGGGGCAGCGAAGGGCCCCCAGGCTACCCTGAACCTCTGGGGCCAGAGCACGGCTCCCCATTCCCGAACCTGTCCAAGAAGGATCTGGACCTCGTGCTCCTGGATGACTCACTGCTACCCCTGGCCTCCGACCCCCTCTTCTCCACCATGTCCCCCGAGGCCTCCAAGGCCAGCAGCCGCAGGAGCAGCTTCAGCATGGAGGAGGGTGATGTGCTGTGA